The proteins below come from a single Triticum aestivum cultivar Chinese Spring chromosome 5D, IWGSC CS RefSeq v2.1, whole genome shotgun sequence genomic window:
- the LOC123120000 gene encoding uncharacterized protein isoform X1: MASAAEEKHKNQEAETGSVIGGRGLDVRKDGVAREVVRMEREAVIPIIKPKLVMKLADLIEHEVDRNEFLKLCKKVEYTIRAWYLLQFDDLMQLYSLFDPVNGEKRLEQQNLTPEEIDTLEFNFMTYLFQIMEKSNFKLLSDEEYDVAQSGKYLLNLPIKVDESKLDKKLLTTYFKEHPHDNLPTFADKYIIFRRGIGFDRTTDYFVMEKVDVLISRVWRLLQRVTRIDRLFSKKPQSKSRNDIKKTDEIIEDTEEQELFVERIRLEKIELSIKNLMSKMTIQEPTFDRMIVVYRQAGMKAKPSRGIFVKHFKNIPMADMEIVLPEKKNPTLTPMDWVKFLISAVIGLVTLVGSLEMPKADVWVVIAIMSGVIGYCAKIYFTFQQNMTLYQNLITKSMYDKQLDSGKGTLLHLCDDVIQQEVKEVIISYYILMEQGKATIQDLDLHCEELIKEEFGAECNFDVHDAVKKLEKLGIVHRDSIGRILCAPLKRANEIIGTTTEEMVTRAQQSPAS, translated from the exons ATGGCGTCGGCAGCGGAGGAGAAGCATAAGAATCAGGAGGCGGAGACGGGGTCGGTGATTGGGGGCAGAGGTCTGGACGTGAGGAAGGACGGGGTGGCGAGGGAGGTGGTGCGGATGGAGAGGGAGGCGGTGATCCCCATCATCAAGCCCAAACTAGTAATGAAGCTCGCCGACCTCATCG AGCATGAGGTGGATCGCAATGAGTTCCTAAAGCTGTGCAAGAAGGTGGAGTACACCATCAGGGCTTGGTATCTCCTCCAGTTCGATGATTTAATG CAACTGTACTCACTATTTGACCCTGTTAATGGTGAGAAGAGGCTGGAACAGCAGAATCTGACACCCGAGGAGATCGATACTCTTGAATTCAATTTCATGACATATCTTTTCCAG ATAATGGAAAAGAGCAACTTCAAGTTGTTATCTGATGAAGAGTATGATGTTGCACAGTCTGGAAAATATCTTTTGAACCTCCCCATCAAAGTTGATGAATCTAAG CTGGACAAGAAGTTGTTGACAACATACTTTAAAGAACACCCACATGATAATCTGCCTACATTTGCTGATAAG TATATTATCTTCCGTCGTGGCATTGGGTTCGACCGTACAACTGATTACTTTGTCATGGAGAAAGTGGATGTACTCATATCCCGAGTTTGGAGATTATTGCAAAGGGTTACCAG GATTGATAGGTTGTTCTCTAAGAAACCACAGTCGAAGTCAAGAAACGACATCAAAAAGACCGACGAAATTATTGAAGACACAGAAGAACAAGAGCTATTTGTCGAACGCATTCGGCTAGAAAAAATTGAGCTAAG CATAAAAAACCTGATGAGTAAGATGACAATTCAAGAACCTACATTTGATAGGATGATTGTAGTGTACAG GCAGGCTGGCATGAAGGCTAAGCCTAGTCGTGGAATATTTGTAAAGCATTTCAAAAATATTCCAATGGCTGATATGGAAATTGTTCTG CCAGAGAAGAAGAATCCCACTTTAACACCAATGGATTGGGTCAAGTTTCTTATTTCTGCTGTTATAGGTTTG GTCACTCTTGTTGGTTCTCTTGAAATGCCGAAGGCTGATGTATGGGTTGTCATTGCAATCATGTCTGGGGTGATTGGCTATTGTGCTAAGATCTACTTCAC GTTTCAGCAAAATATGACACTATATCAGAATTTGATTACAAAATCAATGTATGACAAACAACTTGATAGTGGGAAAGGAACACTTCTACACTTATGTGATGATGTGATACAGCAAGAA GTTAAGGAGGTCATAATTTCTTACTATATTTTAATGGAGCAAGGGAAGGCAACTATACAA GATCTTGATTTGCATTGTGAGGAGCTAATTAAAGAGGAGTTTGGCGCCGAGTGCAATTTTGATGTTCACGATGCTGTAAAGAAGTTAGAGAAGCTTGGCATCGTTCATCGG GATTCGATTGGTAGAATCTTATGTGCTCCGTTGAAGCGTGCCAACGAAATCATAGGCACCACTACTGAAGAAATGGTGACGCGAGCACAACAGAGCCCTGCTTCTTAA
- the LOC123120000 gene encoding uncharacterized protein isoform X2: MASAAEEKHKNQEAETGSVIGGRGLDVRKDGVAREVVRMEREAVIPIIKPKLVMKLADLIEHEVDRNEFLKLCKKVEYTIRAWYLLQFDDLMRLEQQNLTPEEIDTLEFNFMTYLFQIMEKSNFKLLSDEEYDVAQSGKYLLNLPIKVDESKLDKKLLTTYFKEHPHDNLPTFADKYIIFRRGIGFDRTTDYFVMEKVDVLISRVWRLLQRVTRIDRLFSKKPQSKSRNDIKKTDEIIEDTEEQELFVERIRLEKIELSIKNLMSKMTIQEPTFDRMIVVYRQAGMKAKPSRGIFVKHFKNIPMADMEIVLPEKKNPTLTPMDWVKFLISAVIGLVTLVGSLEMPKADVWVVIAIMSGVIGYCAKIYFTFQQNMTLYQNLITKSMYDKQLDSGKGTLLHLCDDVIQQEVKEVIISYYILMEQGKATIQDLDLHCEELIKEEFGAECNFDVHDAVKKLEKLGIVHRDSIGRILCAPLKRANEIIGTTTEEMVTRAQQSPAS; encoded by the exons ATGGCGTCGGCAGCGGAGGAGAAGCATAAGAATCAGGAGGCGGAGACGGGGTCGGTGATTGGGGGCAGAGGTCTGGACGTGAGGAAGGACGGGGTGGCGAGGGAGGTGGTGCGGATGGAGAGGGAGGCGGTGATCCCCATCATCAAGCCCAAACTAGTAATGAAGCTCGCCGACCTCATCG AGCATGAGGTGGATCGCAATGAGTTCCTAAAGCTGTGCAAGAAGGTGGAGTACACCATCAGGGCTTGGTATCTCCTCCAGTTCGATGATTTAATG AGGCTGGAACAGCAGAATCTGACACCCGAGGAGATCGATACTCTTGAATTCAATTTCATGACATATCTTTTCCAG ATAATGGAAAAGAGCAACTTCAAGTTGTTATCTGATGAAGAGTATGATGTTGCACAGTCTGGAAAATATCTTTTGAACCTCCCCATCAAAGTTGATGAATCTAAG CTGGACAAGAAGTTGTTGACAACATACTTTAAAGAACACCCACATGATAATCTGCCTACATTTGCTGATAAG TATATTATCTTCCGTCGTGGCATTGGGTTCGACCGTACAACTGATTACTTTGTCATGGAGAAAGTGGATGTACTCATATCCCGAGTTTGGAGATTATTGCAAAGGGTTACCAG GATTGATAGGTTGTTCTCTAAGAAACCACAGTCGAAGTCAAGAAACGACATCAAAAAGACCGACGAAATTATTGAAGACACAGAAGAACAAGAGCTATTTGTCGAACGCATTCGGCTAGAAAAAATTGAGCTAAG CATAAAAAACCTGATGAGTAAGATGACAATTCAAGAACCTACATTTGATAGGATGATTGTAGTGTACAG GCAGGCTGGCATGAAGGCTAAGCCTAGTCGTGGAATATTTGTAAAGCATTTCAAAAATATTCCAATGGCTGATATGGAAATTGTTCTG CCAGAGAAGAAGAATCCCACTTTAACACCAATGGATTGGGTCAAGTTTCTTATTTCTGCTGTTATAGGTTTG GTCACTCTTGTTGGTTCTCTTGAAATGCCGAAGGCTGATGTATGGGTTGTCATTGCAATCATGTCTGGGGTGATTGGCTATTGTGCTAAGATCTACTTCAC GTTTCAGCAAAATATGACACTATATCAGAATTTGATTACAAAATCAATGTATGACAAACAACTTGATAGTGGGAAAGGAACACTTCTACACTTATGTGATGATGTGATACAGCAAGAA GTTAAGGAGGTCATAATTTCTTACTATATTTTAATGGAGCAAGGGAAGGCAACTATACAA GATCTTGATTTGCATTGTGAGGAGCTAATTAAAGAGGAGTTTGGCGCCGAGTGCAATTTTGATGTTCACGATGCTGTAAAGAAGTTAGAGAAGCTTGGCATCGTTCATCGG GATTCGATTGGTAGAATCTTATGTGCTCCGTTGAAGCGTGCCAACGAAATCATAGGCACCACTACTGAAGAAATGGTGACGCGAGCACAACAGAGCCCTGCTTCTTAA
- the LOC123120000 gene encoding uncharacterized protein isoform X3, translated as MQQLYSLFDPVNGEKRLEQQNLTPEEIDTLEFNFMTYLFQIMEKSNFKLLSDEEYDVAQSGKYLLNLPIKVDESKLDKKLLTTYFKEHPHDNLPTFADKYIIFRRGIGFDRTTDYFVMEKVDVLISRVWRLLQRVTRIDRLFSKKPQSKSRNDIKKTDEIIEDTEEQELFVERIRLEKIELSIKNLMSKMTIQEPTFDRMIVVYRQAGMKAKPSRGIFVKHFKNIPMADMEIVLPEKKNPTLTPMDWVKFLISAVIGLVTLVGSLEMPKADVWVVIAIMSGVIGYCAKIYFTFQQNMTLYQNLITKSMYDKQLDSGKGTLLHLCDDVIQQEVKEVIISYYILMEQGKATIQDLDLHCEELIKEEFGAECNFDVHDAVKKLEKLGIVHRDSIGRILCAPLKRANEIIGTTTEEMVTRAQQSPAS; from the exons ATGCAGCAACTGTACTCACTATTTGACCCTGTTAATGGTGAGAAGAGGCTGGAACAGCAGAATCTGACACCCGAGGAGATCGATACTCTTGAATTCAATTTCATGACATATCTTTTCCAG ATAATGGAAAAGAGCAACTTCAAGTTGTTATCTGATGAAGAGTATGATGTTGCACAGTCTGGAAAATATCTTTTGAACCTCCCCATCAAAGTTGATGAATCTAAG CTGGACAAGAAGTTGTTGACAACATACTTTAAAGAACACCCACATGATAATCTGCCTACATTTGCTGATAAG TATATTATCTTCCGTCGTGGCATTGGGTTCGACCGTACAACTGATTACTTTGTCATGGAGAAAGTGGATGTACTCATATCCCGAGTTTGGAGATTATTGCAAAGGGTTACCAG GATTGATAGGTTGTTCTCTAAGAAACCACAGTCGAAGTCAAGAAACGACATCAAAAAGACCGACGAAATTATTGAAGACACAGAAGAACAAGAGCTATTTGTCGAACGCATTCGGCTAGAAAAAATTGAGCTAAG CATAAAAAACCTGATGAGTAAGATGACAATTCAAGAACCTACATTTGATAGGATGATTGTAGTGTACAG GCAGGCTGGCATGAAGGCTAAGCCTAGTCGTGGAATATTTGTAAAGCATTTCAAAAATATTCCAATGGCTGATATGGAAATTGTTCTG CCAGAGAAGAAGAATCCCACTTTAACACCAATGGATTGGGTCAAGTTTCTTATTTCTGCTGTTATAGGTTTG GTCACTCTTGTTGGTTCTCTTGAAATGCCGAAGGCTGATGTATGGGTTGTCATTGCAATCATGTCTGGGGTGATTGGCTATTGTGCTAAGATCTACTTCAC GTTTCAGCAAAATATGACACTATATCAGAATTTGATTACAAAATCAATGTATGACAAACAACTTGATAGTGGGAAAGGAACACTTCTACACTTATGTGATGATGTGATACAGCAAGAA GTTAAGGAGGTCATAATTTCTTACTATATTTTAATGGAGCAAGGGAAGGCAACTATACAA GATCTTGATTTGCATTGTGAGGAGCTAATTAAAGAGGAGTTTGGCGCCGAGTGCAATTTTGATGTTCACGATGCTGTAAAGAAGTTAGAGAAGCTTGGCATCGTTCATCGG GATTCGATTGGTAGAATCTTATGTGCTCCGTTGAAGCGTGCCAACGAAATCATAGGCACCACTACTGAAGAAATGGTGACGCGAGCACAACAGAGCCCTGCTTCTTAA